One window of Phycisphaeraceae bacterium genomic DNA carries:
- the rbfA gene encoding 30S ribosome-binding factor RbfA produces MSIRTEQVASLVTRHVQEVVVRGLKDPRVKGMVTITRATCSDDLRVVTLYVSVLPEEHENITLHGLTAAAKHIRHEIADEIALAKTPTLQFRLDKQFKREASVLDALAKVREEQQRYEQSQAINDTPNEPASFTPVTQEAQSEDSE; encoded by the coding sequence ATGAGTATCCGCACGGAACAGGTCGCATCACTCGTTACCCGCCATGTGCAGGAGGTGGTGGTACGGGGCTTAAAAGACCCTCGCGTTAAGGGGATGGTGACCATCACGCGCGCAACATGCTCGGATGATCTTCGAGTCGTTACCCTCTACGTGTCGGTTCTTCCGGAGGAGCACGAGAACATCACACTGCACGGCCTAACCGCAGCAGCAAAGCACATACGCCACGAGATCGCAGACGAGATTGCGCTCGCGAAGACACCAACACTCCAGTTCAGGCTCGACAAGCAGTTCAAGCGGGAGGCGAGCGTGCTCGACGCTCTCGCGAAGGTGCGTGAAGAGCAACAACGGTACGAGCAATCGCAAGCCATCAACGACACACCCAACGAGCCGGCATCTTTCACTCCTGTGACCCAAGAAGCTCAATCGGAGGATTCCGAGTGA